One window from the genome of Haliaeetus albicilla chromosome 26, bHalAlb1.1, whole genome shotgun sequence encodes:
- the LOC138682145 gene encoding LOW QUALITY PROTEIN: zinc finger CCCH domain-containing protein 11A-like (The sequence of the model RefSeq protein was modified relative to this genomic sequence to represent the inferred CDS: deleted 1 base in 1 codon) has protein sequence MSKQGDDCYFYFYSTCDKGDSCSFRHCAAALGNERVCRLWQEGRCFKTTCRFRHMEVDKKRSEIPCYWENQPAGCQKSNCAFRHTKGRYVDGRFFPPSRTTLPSPPEPAEDDVKMAQASLQQNRLSVQSSPSRQLRGVMKVESSEKVPSPTHPPAVVISAADDDEDGFYFGCSEQLSEDGGETKTPVQQPATETRSGSQIISTRKGRANTKQEDNLNFGIKTLEEIKLEKLKKKTKSQGAGRSVLPLKRNLADRLGKKTEVLENADNAPKRVQVPRSLKERLGLPSEQSRTETAKPQVCLKPLDGKATFPRKQPLKRKAAESHPSAVAAVKPPSATGGDGKEPSAKKAAVAVVPALPEGSLLSIRGRGKPQTSPELHIGSLADSVAPPEVSSPTSASSRVAVKTDGLSSTGAWEAPFSVEDDFERFLWEISGGKLDEIIDPDPEKDEDELLMELAEMLDI, from the exons ATGTCCAAGCAAGGGGACGACTGCTACTTCTATTTCTATTCCACCTGTGACAAG GGAGACAGCTGTTCCTTCCGCCACTGTGCGGCCGCTCTGGGAAATGAGAGAGTGTGCAGGCTGTGGCAGGAGGGTCGCTGTTTCAAGACTACCTGCAGATTCAGACACATGGAAGTCGAT aaaaaacgCAGTGAGATCCCTTGCTACTGGGAGAATCAACCAGCTGGCTGTCAAAAATCCAACTGCGCCTTCCGTCACACGAAAGGACGCTATGTTGATGGGCGCTTCTTCCCGCCAAGCAGAA CTACGCTTCCAAGTCCACCTGAGCCTGCAGAAGATGATGTGAAAATGGCTCAGGcgtcactgcagcaaaacagactttctgTGCAGTCGAGTCCCTCTCGGCAGCTGAGGGGGGTGATGAAAGTGGAAAGCTCTGAAAAGGTCCCAAGTCCTACACATCCTCCA GCAGTTGtaatcagtgctgcagatgatgatgaagatgg gttttattttggatgttcagagcagctttctgaagaTGGAGGTGAAACTAAAACACCTGTCCAGCAACCGGCAACAGAAACCCGTAGTGGATCGCAGATAATTTCCACTAGGAAAGGCAGGGCTAATACAAAGCAAG aggacaatttaaattttggaataaaaacacttgaagaaatcaaattggagaaactaaagaaaaaaacaaaaagccaaggTG CTGGTAGAAGTGTCCTTCCATTAAAGCGCAACCTTGCTGacaggctggggaagaagaCAGAGGTTCTGGAGAATGCTGACAACGCACCAAAGAGAG TTCAAGTCCCCAGGTCTCTGAAGGAGAGGCTAGGACTGCCCTCTGAACAGAGCCGTACAGAGACAG CCAAACCGCAGGTGTGCCTGAAGCCTTTGGATGGGAAAGCCACCTTCCCCAGAAAGCAGCCACTGAAACGTAAGGCAGCCGAGAGTCATCCGTCTGCCGTGGCGGCTGTGAAGCCACCGAGTGCCACTGGTGGCGACGGGAAGGAGCCTTCAgctaaaaaagcagctgtg GCTGTTGTTCCGGCTTTGCCAGAGGGCAGCCTCCTCTCCATACGCGGGAgaggaaaaccccaaaccag TCCTGAACTGCACATTGGAAGCCTGGCAGACTCTGTGGCACCGCCAGAGGTCTCAAGCCCGACCTCAGCTTCCTCACGAGTAGCAGTAAAGACAGACGGGTTGAGCTCCACAGGGGCCTGGGAAGCCCCCTTCTCTGTGGAAGATGACTTTGAGCGGTTTCTTTGGGAAATCTCAGGAGGCAAACTGGACGAGATAATTGACCCGGACCCAGAGAAGGATGAGGATGAGCTCCTCATGGAACTTGCTGAAATGCTGGACATCTGA
- the LOC138682144 gene encoding small nuclear ribonucleoprotein E-like, producing the protein MVSNLIFRYLQNRSRIQVWLYEQVNMRLEGCIIGFDEYRNLVLDDAEEIRSKPKSRKELGMSVCLCKLSDA; encoded by the exons Atggtttct AACCTCATCTTCCGCTACCTACAGAAC AGGTCCAGGATCCAGGTGTGGCTTTATGAGCAAGTGAACATGCGGCTAGAAGGCTGCATCATT GGCTTTGATGAATATAGGAACTTGGTGCTGGACGACGCAGAGGAAATTCGCTCCAAACCAAAATCAAGGAAAGAGCTGGGTATGTCAGTATGTCTGTGTAAGCTGAGCGACGCCTGA
- the LOC138682143 gene encoding small nuclear ribonucleoprotein E-like, producing MGFGNLIFRYLQNRSRIQVWLYEQVNMRLEGCIIGFDEYRNLVLDDAEEIRSKPKSRKELGITISFRFVQESQKYLHRNAQHGNERGQNRLNLSFIWCGCRFYGI from the exons ATGGGGTTTGGT AACCTCATCTTCCGCTACCTGCAGAAC AGGTCCAGGATCCAGGTGTGGCTTTATGAGCAAGTGAACATGCGGCTAGAAGGCTGCATCATT GGCTTTGATGAATATAGGAACTTGGTGCTAGACGACGCAGAGGAAATTCGCTCCAAACCAAAATCAAGAAAAGAGCTGGGTAT AACTATTTCATTCCGTTTTGTCCAAGAGAGTCAGAAATACTTGCACAGAAACGCGCAGCATGGGAATGAAAGGGGTCAGAACCGCTTGAATTTGAGCTTTATCTGGTGTGGTTGCAGGTTTTATGGCATTTAG
- the LOC138682146 gene encoding small nuclear ribonucleoprotein E-like, giving the protein MGFGNLIFRYLQNRSRIQVWLYEQVNMRLEGCIIGFDEYRNLVPDDAEEIRSKPKSRKELGMSVCLCKLSDA; this is encoded by the exons ATGGGGTTTGGT AACCTCATCTTCCGCTACCTGCAGAAC AGGTCCAGGATCCAGGTGTGGCTTTATGAGCAAGTGAACATGCGGCTAGAAGGCTGCATCATT GGCTTTGATGAATATAGGAACTTGGTGCCGGACGACGCAGAGGAAATTCGCTCCAAACCAAAATCAAGGAAAGAGCTGGGTATGTCAGTATGTCTGTGTAAGCTGAGCGACGCCTGA
- the LOC138682008 gene encoding LOW QUALITY PROTEIN: zinc finger CCCH domain-containing protein 11A-like (The sequence of the model RefSeq protein was modified relative to this genomic sequence to represent the inferred CDS: deleted 1 base in 1 codon), producing MSKQGDDCYFYFYSTCDKGDSCSFRHCAAALGNERVCRLWQEGRCFKTTCRFRHMEVDKKRSEIPCYWENQPAGCQKSNCAFRHTKGRYVDGRFFPPSRTTLPSPPEPAEDDVKMAQASLQQNRLSVQSSPSRQLRGVMKVESSEKVPSPTHPPAAVISAADDDEDGFYFGLSEQLSEEGDETKTPVQQPATEACSGSRIISTRKGSANTKQEDNLNFGLKRVKEIKLEKLKETTKNQGEGPSGVSVPPLQSRAIPVPEKEIVRTVVRTVSLSTKQGEEPVIQVNLGERMGKRKASIGKNFFVLPLKRNLADRLGKKIEVLENADNAPKRVQVPRSLKERLGLPSEQSRTETEKAAKPAGEIHVKTLEEIRLESTNRRRGEPQVKPQTEGRCKTEDPSLGARPSPAVHVKTFSGSLAEKNHKRLEREKQKTKEFPTKTKVESKPKKQSTLAPSVLSQARPAEPARKAKPAGEVRVKTLEEIKREKALRVQQSGGKVPAPPAQPEPAPTGRRLLRITKLIAPGREEKMIVELSKPFPKAVSAAAEPSDQSATNSKVQVKSLEEIMWEKRQLKQRQEEKLQKEAAAVPSPTEQAIKDKTAASGSPESSVVSGSAYQLPKRILVKSPGDGVESPRKGAAVSPGKRAAQLLEWLAESKRKGCLKPLDGKATSPTKQPLKRKAAESHPSAVAAVKPLSATGGDGKEPSAKKAAVAVVPALPEGSLFSIRGRGKPQTSPELHIGSLADSVAPSEVSSSTSASSQIAVKKRRLSFSGPFSVEDDFEKFLWEISGGKQEDKIDMDPENDEDDFFMEIGELIDG from the exons ATGTCCAAGCAAGGGGACGACTGCTACTTCTATTTCTATTCCACCTGTGACAAG GGAGACAGCTGTTCCTTCCGCCACTGTGCGGCCGCTCTGGGAAATGAGAGAGTGTGCAGGCTGTGGCAGGAGGGTCGCTGTTTCAAGACTACCTGCAGATTCAGACACATGGAAGTCGAT aaaaaacgCAGTGAGATCCCTTGCTACTGGGAGAATCAACCAGCTGGCTGTCAAAAATCCAACTGCGCCTTCCGTCACACGAAAGGACGCTATGTTGATGGGCGCTTCTTCCCGCCAAGCAGAA CTACGCTTCCAAGTCCACCTGAGCCTGCAGAAGATGATGTGAAAATGGCTCAGGcgtcactgcagcaaaacagactttctgTGCAGTCGAGTCCCTCTCGGCAGCTGAGGGGGGTGATGAAAGTGGAAAGCTCTGAAAAGGTCCCAAGTCCTACACATCCTCCA GCAGCTGtaatcagtgctgcagatgatgatgaagatgg gttttattttggactttcagagcagctttctgaagaagGAGATGAAACTAAAACACCTGTCCAGCAACCGGCAACAGAAGCCTGTAGTGGATCGCGGATAATTTCCACCAGGAAAGGCAGTGCTAATACAAAGCAAG aggacAACTTaaattttggattaaaaagAGTTAAAGAAATCAAATTGGAGAAACtaaaggaaacaacaaaaaaccaaggtG AAGGTCCTTCAGGAGTTTCTGTTCCTCCGCTCCAATCTCGGGCTATTCCTGTgccagaaaaggaaattgtaCGGACGGTAGTGAGAACTGTGAGTCTGTCTACAAAGCAAG GGGAGGAGCCTGTGATTCAAGTGAATCTTGGCGAGAGGATGGGAAAACGGAAAGCCTCCATAGGGAAGAACTTTTT TGTCCTTCCGTTAAAGCGCAACCTTGCTGacaggctggggaagaagaTAGAGGTTCTGGAGAATGCTGACAACGCACCAAAGAGAG TTCAAGTCCCCAGGTCTCTGAAGGAGAGGCTAGGACTGCCCTCTGAACAGAGCCGTACAGAGACAG AGAAGGCTGCTAAGCCAGCAGGAGAGATCCATGTGAAAACACTGGAGGAAATTCGACTTGAGAGCACTAATCGGAGACGAGGAGAACCCCAAGTGAAACCCCAGACTGAAGGACGTTGTAAAACAGAAGATCCCAGCTTGGGGGCAAGACCTTCCCCTGCAGTTCACGTCAAAACTTTCTCAGGCTCcctggctgaaaaaaaccacaagcgATTGGAACGAGAGaagcaaaaaacaaaagagTTTCCTACCAAGACAAAAGTTGAGAGCAAACCCAAGAAGCAGAGCACACTTGCTCCGTCTGTGCTCAGCCAAGCGCGCCCGGCAGAGCCGGCACGTAAAGCCAAGCCAGCAGGAGAAGTGCGTGTTAAAACCTTGGAAGAAATCAAGCGGGAGAAAGCTCTGCGGGTGCAGCAGAGTGGAGGAAAAGtgccagctccaccagcacaACCTGAACCTGCCCCGACAGGGAGGAGGTTGTTACGGATCACAAAGCTAATAG cacctggaagagaagaaaagatgataGTGGAATTGAGCAAGCCTTTTCCCAAAgctgtctctgcagctgcagag ccctctgatcagaGTGCAACTAATTCTAAAGTTCAAGTGAAGAGCCTTGAAGAGATAATGTGGGAGAAGCGGCAACTGAAGCAACGCCAAGAAGAGAAGCTTCAGAaggaagcagctgctgtgccaTCTCCTACTGAACAGGCAATCAAGGATAAAACTGCAGCATCAGGGAGTCCTGAATCCAGTGTGGTTTCAGGGTCAGCTTATCAGCTTCCAAAGAGGATATTGGTGAAATCTCCGGGAGATGGGGTTGAAAGCCCCCGAAAGGGTGCTGCCGTATCACCAGGGAAACGGGCAGCTCAACTTCTGGAATGGTTAGCTGAAAGTAA ACGGAAGGGGTGCCTGAAGCCTTTGGATGGGAAAGCCACCTCTCCCACAAAGCAGCCACTGAAACGTAAGGCAGCCGAGAGTCATCCGTCTGCCGTGGCGGCTGTGAAGCCATTGAGTGCCACTGGTGGCGACGGGAAGGAGCCTTCAgctaaaaaagcagctgtg GCTGTTGTTCCGGCTTTGCCAGAGGGCAGCCTCTTCTCCATACGCGGGAgaggaaaaccccaaaccag TCCTGAACTGCACATTGGAAGCCTGGCAGACTCTGTGGCACCGTCAGAGGTCTCAAGCTCGACCTCAGCTTCCTCACAAATAGCCGTAAAGAAACGCCGGTTGAGCTTCTCAGGGCCCTTCTCTGTGGAAGACGACTTTGAGAAGTTCCTTTGGGAAATCTCAGGAGGCAAACAGGAAGACAAAATTGACATGGACCCAGAGAATGATGAGGATGACTTCTTCATGGAAATTGGTGAACTGATTGACGgctga